The following are from one region of the Stigmatella ashevillena genome:
- a CDS encoding DofB protein produces the protein MTTAYKSDVIDRIFFARYPQPPSKDTVAAVVSLVAAAQQRIGQPLIYVGSIDSKSKVPNAEERNNLNTLLAELRPYCEAINLIIEGSELQNSLQRVVISGMIIFTRTYDNFAVHKSIDGVTADLAERLKKDVSPLIKLARDRGLVS, from the coding sequence GTGACTACTGCATACAAATCGGATGTGATCGACCGGATCTTCTTCGCCCGGTATCCCCAACCGCCATCCAAGGACACCGTCGCCGCGGTGGTGTCGCTCGTCGCCGCCGCCCAGCAGCGGATTGGCCAGCCGCTCATCTACGTCGGCTCCATCGACTCGAAGTCGAAGGTCCCCAACGCCGAGGAGCGAAACAACCTCAACACGCTGCTGGCGGAGCTGCGCCCCTACTGCGAGGCGATCAACCTCATCATCGAAGGCTCGGAGCTGCAGAACAGCCTCCAGCGCGTCGTCATCTCGGGGATGATCATCTTCACGCGCACCTACGACAACTTCGCGGTGCACAAGAGCATCGACGGGGTGACAGCGGACCTGGCCGAACGGCTCAAGAAGGATGTCAGCCCGCTCATCAAACTGGCCCGGGATCGGGGTCTGGTGTCTTAA
- a CDS encoding serine/threonine-protein kinase, translated as MAGSTLPLTPDAFSGRKLGKYEVLCRLSTGGMAEIFLASQRGLAGFRKLVVLKQILPDIKGEEEFVRMFLDEAKVTAAFNHPHIAQVFDLDVAEGELFLALEFVPGATLVEVAKACRLAHQAIPMGLSLASARDTALALHYAHTFTDPLGRPSPVVHRDVAEKNIMVTYEGVTKLLDFGIAKSLARRGRTQVGMVKGTSGYMSPEQLLGEPLDARSDLFSLGVVLHECLTGLRLFHAKTPEAGAGAVLHGQVPPPSRANKAVPPELDAIVLKALARRREDRYASTLEFARALERAVGPLVWHPEQIGELMQRLFADRREQTRQLLMSGQDLSGDTTGEMRLSQIFALPSLPPEPPAPPAPSGLPQITPALPIPSRMASASALTLPASARPSMSEETQVAAPPPQDPPARPPPPPAPRRATNGSLPSVTAPEASPRRRTNGALQPVTASEAGRRSTPEPVAAKRPAPPVPSPESSSASTDPSGRAQPPSTEDTLRKGPPSRPRSASSERVPRATGNFQARPAPPRPAPPPAEEESDSEDLVTRPYQVSPMIGSDEPTADTNETLIPEENEAHAATGSYGAADSKWKGRWGLFAGVALLLGVGGGIAASVALGWDVRHLESLWADESPPPRGLLEPLPTTKPVAKPAPSPPPPTTPPPAPAPEALTEAPQPVPPEPAVPAPTEPPVDSAPVDSPSGDEADDEATQPLAKPQAEQTPRPAKRARKEAKPAAPSPAPPAAMGSLTLVTDPYAKVYLGKRFLGETPFFNLDFQSGRHSLRLVHPNGKNLRLAVEVKSGENSSVRVNLDQLVPD; from the coding sequence CGCTCACGCCGGACGCTTTCAGCGGCCGGAAACTGGGCAAATACGAGGTGCTCTGCCGCCTGTCCACGGGCGGAATGGCGGAGATTTTCCTCGCTTCCCAGCGGGGATTGGCGGGTTTCCGCAAGCTGGTGGTGCTCAAGCAGATCCTCCCGGACATCAAAGGAGAGGAGGAGTTCGTCCGGATGTTCCTGGACGAGGCGAAGGTGACGGCCGCCTTCAACCACCCGCACATCGCCCAGGTGTTCGATCTGGATGTGGCCGAGGGCGAGCTGTTCCTGGCCCTGGAGTTCGTACCGGGCGCCACGCTGGTGGAGGTGGCCAAGGCGTGCCGACTCGCCCACCAGGCCATCCCCATGGGCCTGTCCCTGGCGTCCGCGCGCGACACGGCGCTGGCACTGCACTACGCCCACACCTTCACGGATCCGCTGGGCAGGCCCTCGCCCGTCGTCCACCGGGACGTGGCCGAGAAGAACATCATGGTGACGTACGAGGGCGTCACCAAGCTGCTGGACTTCGGCATCGCCAAGAGCCTGGCGCGGCGGGGCCGCACCCAGGTGGGCATGGTGAAGGGCACCAGCGGGTACATGTCCCCGGAGCAGCTGCTCGGCGAGCCGCTGGATGCCCGGAGTGACTTGTTCAGCCTGGGCGTGGTGCTGCACGAGTGCCTCACGGGCCTGCGCCTGTTCCATGCGAAGACGCCCGAGGCGGGCGCGGGCGCGGTGTTGCACGGACAGGTGCCTCCGCCCTCGCGCGCCAACAAGGCGGTGCCGCCGGAGCTGGATGCCATCGTGCTCAAGGCCCTCGCCCGCAGGCGCGAGGACCGCTACGCCTCCACGCTGGAGTTCGCGCGCGCGCTGGAGCGGGCCGTGGGCCCCCTCGTCTGGCACCCGGAGCAGATCGGCGAGCTGATGCAGCGCCTGTTCGCCGATCGGCGCGAGCAGACCCGGCAGCTGTTGATGTCCGGCCAGGACCTGAGCGGCGACACCACCGGCGAGATGCGCCTGTCGCAGATCTTCGCCCTGCCCTCGCTCCCCCCCGAGCCCCCCGCCCCCCCTGCCCCCTCCGGCCTGCCGCAGATCACCCCCGCGCTGCCCATCCCTTCCCGGATGGCCTCGGCCTCCGCGCTGACGCTGCCCGCTTCGGCCCGGCCCTCCATGTCCGAGGAGACCCAGGTCGCCGCCCCTCCTCCGCAGGACCCCCCGGCCCGGCCCCCGCCTCCCCCCGCTCCCCGCCGGGCCACGAATGGCTCGCTTCCCTCCGTGACGGCGCCCGAGGCTTCTCCGCGCCGGCGCACCAATGGCGCGCTCCAGCCCGTGACGGCTTCGGAAGCCGGACGCCGCTCGACGCCGGAGCCCGTGGCCGCCAAGCGCCCGGCCCCCCCGGTTCCGTCCCCAGAGTCCTCATCGGCCTCCACCGATCCTTCCGGCCGCGCCCAGCCGCCGTCCACCGAAGACACCCTCCGGAAAGGGCCTCCGTCCCGGCCTCGCTCGGCCTCCAGCGAGCGTGTTCCCCGCGCCACGGGCAACTTCCAGGCCCGCCCTGCCCCGCCTCGGCCCGCTCCGCCTCCGGCCGAGGAGGAGTCCGACTCAGAGGATCTCGTCACCCGCCCCTACCAGGTCTCTCCGATGATCGGGAGCGACGAGCCGACCGCCGACACCAACGAGACGCTCATCCCCGAGGAGAATGAGGCCCATGCCGCCACGGGCTCGTACGGTGCGGCCGACTCGAAATGGAAGGGACGCTGGGGACTCTTCGCGGGGGTGGCCCTGCTGCTCGGGGTGGGCGGTGGCATCGCGGCCTCGGTGGCGCTCGGGTGGGACGTGCGCCACCTGGAGTCTCTCTGGGCCGACGAGTCGCCTCCGCCGCGCGGCCTGCTGGAGCCCCTGCCCACCACCAAGCCCGTGGCCAAACCGGCGCCCTCCCCTCCCCCGCCCACCACGCCGCCTCCGGCTCCAGCCCCCGAGGCACTGACGGAAGCCCCGCAACCCGTTCCGCCAGAGCCCGCTGTGCCCGCGCCCACCGAGCCCCCGGTGGACAGCGCTCCCGTGGACAGCCCTTCCGGCGATGAGGCAGACGACGAGGCCACCCAGCCCCTCGCCAAGCCCCAGGCGGAGCAGACGCCGCGCCCCGCCAAGCGCGCCCGCAAGGAAGCCAAACCGGCCGCGCCGTCCCCGGCCCCTCCGGCCGCGATGGGCTCGCTCACCCTCGTCACGGATCCCTATGCGAAGGTCTACCTGGGCAAGCGCTTCCTGGGGGAGACCCCCTTCTTCAACCTGGACTTCCAGTCCGGCCGGCATTCCCTGCGGCTCGTCCACCCCAACGGCAAGAACTTGCGGCTCGCGGTGGAAGTGAAGAGCGGGGAGAACAGCTCGGTCCGGGTGAACCTGGACCAGCTCGTCCCGGACTAG
- a CDS encoding bifunctional 3-(3-hydroxy-phenyl)propionate/3-hydroxycinnamic acid hydroxylase — protein sequence MSAETVDVIIVGCGPVGGITANYLGQDGVRTLIIDRELHAHTQPRAFSCDDETQRNFQAAGLANELAVNLYHCPRMDYIDGQRNVLASAIFKGLDFGFGHTALAFFSQPQLEGMLRQALRRFPHVELRMGHEVESFTQDEDGVTVYMTERLTGRKRMVRARYLLGCDGAHSGIREMINVPMKGTSYGVPWITITATTPTPEPVYTYYVCDPQRPGFATRGAMNEIRMDLLLRGNERTEVVEKKEVVQRIIGAFMDPSLVTIVRAAVFTFHSKVAQRWRSGRVFLLGDAAHLMPPFLGQGMCSGVRDAVNLTWKLALAVKGVAGDELLDTYERERRPHAVNMINATVKMGRVFLSRSKFVAALRNKIMQWIWRNPKTQFLLRDWKVKQPIVLAHGFMAGGKHKNGQPAGTYFPQPTVRIAGGAQVPLDSLFGNRFALLCMADTAEPVRRSAEALAQDLGGVLLRVLPAARAGEARSGDVVDEGGHLSAWFSLNQADTVVVRPDRFVYGASLGDDIEKLREQVRAFIRPLPMERPEEMPAPSRMSSIA from the coding sequence ATGTCCGCTGAGACTGTTGACGTAATCATCGTGGGGTGTGGCCCCGTGGGGGGCATCACCGCCAACTACCTGGGACAGGATGGAGTACGGACGCTCATCATCGACCGGGAGCTCCACGCCCACACCCAGCCGCGCGCCTTCTCCTGCGACGACGAGACGCAGCGCAACTTCCAAGCGGCGGGCCTGGCCAATGAGCTCGCGGTCAATCTCTACCACTGCCCGAGGATGGATTACATCGATGGGCAGCGGAACGTGCTCGCCTCGGCCATCTTCAAGGGGCTCGACTTCGGGTTTGGCCACACGGCCCTGGCCTTCTTCAGCCAGCCCCAGCTGGAGGGCATGCTGCGCCAGGCGCTGCGCCGCTTCCCGCATGTGGAGCTGCGCATGGGCCACGAGGTGGAGTCCTTCACCCAGGACGAGGACGGCGTCACGGTCTACATGACCGAGCGGCTCACGGGCCGCAAGCGGATGGTCCGCGCACGCTACCTGCTGGGGTGTGACGGCGCGCACAGCGGCATCCGGGAGATGATCAACGTGCCCATGAAGGGCACCTCTTACGGCGTGCCGTGGATCACCATCACCGCCACCACCCCCACGCCCGAGCCCGTCTACACCTATTACGTGTGTGATCCGCAGCGGCCCGGCTTTGCCACCCGCGGCGCGATGAACGAGATCCGCATGGACCTGCTGCTGCGCGGCAACGAGCGCACGGAGGTGGTGGAGAAGAAGGAAGTCGTCCAGCGCATTATCGGCGCCTTCATGGACCCGAGCCTGGTGACCATCGTCCGGGCCGCCGTGTTCACCTTCCACAGCAAGGTGGCGCAGCGCTGGCGCAGCGGCCGCGTCTTCCTGCTCGGCGATGCGGCCCACCTGATGCCCCCCTTCCTCGGACAGGGCATGTGCTCGGGCGTGCGGGATGCCGTCAACCTCACCTGGAAGCTGGCCCTGGCCGTGAAGGGCGTCGCGGGGGACGAGCTGCTCGACACCTACGAGCGCGAGCGGCGGCCCCACGCGGTGAACATGATCAACGCCACCGTGAAGATGGGCCGTGTCTTCCTGTCCCGCTCGAAGTTCGTGGCGGCGCTGCGCAACAAGATCATGCAGTGGATCTGGCGCAACCCCAAGACCCAGTTCCTGCTGCGCGACTGGAAGGTCAAACAGCCCATCGTCCTCGCCCATGGCTTCATGGCCGGCGGCAAGCACAAGAACGGCCAGCCCGCGGGGACGTACTTCCCCCAGCCCACGGTGAGAATCGCTGGAGGCGCCCAGGTGCCGCTGGACTCCCTGTTCGGCAACCGCTTCGCACTGCTCTGCATGGCGGACACGGCCGAGCCGGTGCGGCGCTCGGCCGAGGCCCTGGCGCAGGATCTGGGCGGGGTACTGCTGCGCGTGCTGCCCGCGGCCCGGGCGGGGGAGGCCCGGAGTGGAGATGTGGTGGACGAAGGCGGCCACCTCTCCGCGTGGTTCTCCCTGAATCAGGCCGACACGGTGGTGGTACGGCCCGACCGTTTCGTCTACGGTGCCTCGTTGGGAGATGACATCGAAAAGCTGAGAGAACAGGTGCGGGCCTTCATCCGGCCGCTCCCCATGGAACGTCCCGAGGAAATGCCCGCGCCCTCTCGCATGTCTTCCATTGCGTGA
- a CDS encoding head GIN domain-containing protein, which yields MKTLRAVPLLPVLCLSFGALAQEQTREVDDFQGVSVSSGIKARVSVGPKSVRISGDEEAVARVRTSVDDGNLVVTMGKGRGGGVLLTISSPEVTHVEAASGASVEAQASATPTFTIEASGGAEVSVNSLDSAKVEVDASGGAEVTLKGRADLLQVEASGGSEIHGQALHLKALEAEASGGTRVKANPSERVEAEASGGSSIHVDTQPTQRHVSTSGGSKVLFPRP from the coding sequence ATGAAGACCCTGCGTGCCGTCCCCTTGTTGCCTGTCCTGTGCCTGTCCTTCGGCGCCCTCGCCCAGGAGCAGACGCGCGAGGTCGATGACTTCCAGGGCGTCTCGGTGAGCAGTGGCATCAAGGCCCGCGTGAGCGTGGGCCCCAAGTCCGTGCGCATCTCCGGGGACGAGGAGGCGGTGGCGCGGGTCCGAACCTCCGTGGACGACGGCAACCTGGTGGTGACGATGGGCAAGGGCCGGGGGGGCGGGGTGCTGCTCACCATCTCCAGCCCCGAGGTGACGCACGTGGAGGCCGCCAGCGGCGCCTCGGTGGAGGCGCAGGCCAGCGCCACCCCCACCTTCACCATCGAGGCCAGCGGCGGGGCCGAGGTGTCCGTGAACAGCCTGGACTCGGCCAAGGTCGAGGTGGATGCCAGCGGCGGGGCCGAGGTGACGCTGAAGGGGCGCGCGGACCTGCTCCAGGTGGAGGCCAGCGGCGGCTCCGAGATCCACGGCCAGGCCCTGCACCTCAAGGCCCTGGAGGCCGAGGCCAGCGGCGGCACCCGCGTGAAGGCCAACCCCTCCGAGCGCGTCGAGGCCGAGGCCAGCGGCGGCAGCAGCATCCATGTGGACACCCAACCCACCCAGCGCCATGTCTCGACGTCGGGGGGCTCGAAGGTCCTCTTCCCCCGGCCCTGA
- a CDS encoding DofB protein — protein sequence MGLGFKAGIIDRVFFARYLRPPTRDDVAQVHTQLAEARESLGRPLIYVASIEATVKVPNLDERSNLNNLLATVRKYCEVVHLVIEGSELQNSLQRVIISGMLIVTRTYDDGLAVHKNVASTTADLSERLQRDAAPLIQEARDRGLVL from the coding sequence ATGGGCTTGGGCTTCAAGGCAGGCATCATCGACCGCGTCTTCTTTGCGAGATACCTCCGGCCGCCGACCCGGGACGATGTCGCGCAAGTGCACACCCAGCTCGCCGAGGCCCGGGAGAGCCTGGGCCGGCCCCTCATCTACGTCGCCTCCATCGAGGCGACGGTGAAGGTGCCCAACCTCGACGAGCGCTCCAACCTCAACAACCTCCTGGCCACCGTGCGCAAGTACTGCGAAGTGGTCCACCTCGTCATCGAGGGCTCGGAGCTCCAGAACAGCCTTCAGCGCGTCATCATCTCCGGCATGCTCATCGTCACCCGCACGTATGATGATGGGCTGGCGGTGCACAAGAACGTCGCGTCCACCACCGCCGATCTGTCCGAGCGGCTCCAGCGGGACGCCGCCCCCCTCATCCAGGAGGCCCGGGACCGGGGCCTGGTGCTCTGA
- a CDS encoding aldo/keto reductase gives MNYRLLGRTGLYVSELCFGAMTFGGEGIWKAIGTSGQTEADKLVGRCLEAGINFFDTADVYSHGASEQLLGKALGARRKDILLATKVRGRVGPGVNELGLSRGHILDSVHASLKRLGTDYIDLYQIHGFDAVTPLDETLRALDDLVRQGKVRYLGASNLAAWQLMKALGISEHRGLSRFESLQAYYSIAGRDLERELVPLMKDQQVGLMVWSPLAGGFLSGKYRRGQQGPEGSRRASFDFPPVDRERAYTVIEVMAGIAQQHQTSVARVALAWLLHQPHVTTIVIGAKTPEQLEDNLETPKLKLTSEQLTALNTASALPPEYPGWMVARQGEDRSPKPQS, from the coding sequence ATGAACTACCGGCTGTTGGGCCGTACAGGCTTGTACGTATCGGAGTTGTGCTTCGGAGCGATGACGTTTGGGGGAGAGGGCATCTGGAAGGCGATTGGCACCTCGGGCCAGACGGAGGCCGATAAGCTGGTGGGCCGCTGCCTGGAGGCGGGCATCAACTTCTTCGACACCGCGGATGTCTACTCGCACGGTGCCAGCGAGCAATTGCTCGGCAAGGCACTGGGCGCGCGGCGCAAGGACATCCTCCTGGCCACGAAGGTGCGGGGACGCGTGGGCCCAGGCGTCAACGAGCTGGGCCTGTCGCGCGGCCACATCCTGGACTCGGTGCACGCGAGCCTGAAGCGGCTGGGCACGGACTACATCGACCTGTATCAAATCCACGGCTTCGACGCCGTCACCCCGCTGGACGAGACGCTGCGCGCGCTCGACGATCTCGTGCGCCAAGGCAAGGTGCGCTACCTCGGAGCCTCGAACCTGGCGGCGTGGCAGCTCATGAAGGCGCTGGGCATCAGCGAGCACCGGGGCCTGTCCCGCTTCGAGTCGCTCCAGGCCTACTACAGCATCGCGGGCCGGGACTTGGAGCGCGAACTGGTGCCGTTGATGAAGGACCAGCAGGTGGGGCTCATGGTGTGGAGCCCGCTCGCAGGTGGCTTCCTGAGCGGCAAGTACCGCCGGGGGCAGCAGGGCCCCGAGGGCTCCCGGCGCGCCTCCTTCGACTTCCCGCCCGTGGACCGGGAGCGCGCATACACCGTCATCGAAGTCATGGCGGGCATTGCCCAGCAGCACCAGACGTCCGTGGCCCGAGTGGCCCTGGCGTGGCTGCTGCACCAGCCCCACGTGACGACGATCGTCATCGGCGCGAAGACGCCGGAGCAGCTCGAGGACAACCTCGAGACGCCCAAGCTGAAGTTGACCTCCGAGCAGCTCACCGCGCTGAACACCGCCTCCGCGCTGCCCCCCGAGTACCCGGGCTGGATGGTGGCGCGCCAGGGCGAGGACCGCAGCCCCAAGCCCCAGTCCTGA